One Emys orbicularis isolate rEmyOrb1 chromosome 20, rEmyOrb1.hap1, whole genome shotgun sequence genomic window, CAACACGACCACCCCGCCCCCCGGAAACGCGACCATCCTGCCCCCCGGCAATGCGACCACCCTGCCCCCCGGCAACGCGACCACCCCGCCCCCCGGCAACACGACCACCCTGCCCCCCGGCAACACGACCACCCCGCCCCCCGGCAACGAAACCACCCCACCTGCCGGCAACACGACCACCCCGCCACCAACGAACACGACCACCCCGCCGCCCGGCAACGCGACCACCTCGCCCCCTGGCAACATGACCACGCCGCCCCCCGGCAACGCGACCACCCCGTCCCCCGGCAACACGACCACCCCACCTCCCGGCAACAACACCACCCCGCCCCCAACCAACAcgtccaccccgcccccaaccaACACGACCACAGCGCCCCCCACCAACACGACCACAGCGCCCCCCACCAACACgaccaccctgccccccagcaccgccaTTACAACCGCGGCCCCGATCCGTTTCTCTCTCTCGTTCCGCATTGTGAACTGGAACTTCAGCGACTCCCTTCTCGACCCCAGCACCAATTACTACAAGGATTTATATTCCAAAATCCAGAGCCTGGTgagcacagcagcccctccctcccctcccggccccctgcccctgcccgccaGCTGGGggcggctgccagccccaggctggggggctccGCGGGGAGCTCCATCGAGCTGCCGTGTGATGAGCCTTCGGGCCTCTTCTGGCTGCTGCAGTTCGGGCTCCACAGGCAGAGACCCCAcagagcggggaggggagacgcccccaccccacccccaggcccagccctgggcaccaggcCCCTCAGCCCCAAAGTCTCCTGTCCTGGAGCAGTGAAGGGAGAGACCCTCAATACTGtctggggagcccccctgcctccccccccgggaccctgccCTCGGCTctgggcccctctgcccctctccagccacctctggggagacaCCCCGTGCTCCGGCACCACAGGGAAGAGCACAGAGAGGAGCAAGGAAggttggcaggggctggggcagatctGCCAAGCTgggtgctccctgcccccctgagccggcTGGGGTGCTGGCAGTGACCCTGTTCCCCTCTCTGTCTTTGACAGTACGACAAGACCTACAGCTGCCCAACGTGTCCGAATGGGCAGAACTACCTGGGATTCACTGATCTGCGTTTCAGGTACTGTGTGTGCCATGGGGCTGCCCCAgttgtgggcaggggagggggcagcctgctgcctcctgggctggggagggggggggaagagaggtgaGGAGAGAGAAGCTAAATCTGTGTGACCCTGGGGGTGCCATGTCTGACAGCCCAGGGCTTTGGCTGCCTGAGGCTGTGCTGGGCAGGTGTGTGCTGCCCTGGGGCgcggggggagctggggcaggggcaggggaaggtaGGGGCATGAGGGGGATGGTTCAAGGGGGTTGTGGGTGGAGCAGCTGGTGCAGGGCCCAGTGGGTAGTGTGGGGGAATTGGTTCAGGGTCAGGTGGCAggagcgggcgggggggcagaTGGATGGTGTGGGGAGGCCAGTGCAGgggcaggtgggaatgggggagctggggcaggggcaggtgggaatgggggaggttGGTGCCGGGacaggtgggaatgggggagcaggggcaggggcaggtgggaatgggggaggttGGTGCCGgggcaggtgggaatgggggaggttGGTGCTGGGacaggtgggaatgggggagctggggcaggggcaggtgggaatgggggaggttGGTGCCGGGGCAGGTGGGAATGGgagagctggggcaggtgggaatgggggaggttGGTGCCGGGGtaggtgggaaggggtgaggttgGTGCCGGGGCAGGTGGGAATCGGGGAGCCAAGGCAGGGGCGCGGGAAGGGCCGGGGCCAGACCCAGTTAACTCCCCCTCTCCGGCACTCTCTGCAGCCCGGGCTCGGTGGTGACTGAGTCCGTCCTGCTGTACCAAGAGAGCGACACCAGCATCAACGCCACCGACCTTGAGCAGCAGCTGAGGAACAGTCAGAACAGCACAGACGGGCTCGAGCTGGACAGTATCCGCGGTGAGCAGGCTCCAGCCGGGCCCCACAGTGTCTCCGCAGCCTCGTGTCCGGGGGTCCCTGTGCTGGGGGCCCAGCCCATGGCTGAGGGGGGCTGGTGTCCATGGCCCTTGTGCAGAGCTCTGTGGAGACCGGGCTGCCCTCGGgggatcctgcagctcccagcagaggCCCCTGGCTGGGTTGGTTTGGGGCGTGTGGAGGGTGCCTGCCCTGCCGGCCAAGCCCAGCCTGTATCTGTCCCGGGGGGTGAGTGATGAGCACTGGGAGCTTTCGGCCTCGCTAGgaccttgtggcagtgagttccccagGGTAGTCACGTGCTGTGTAAAATAATTGCCCCGACTCGTGGACACCTGATGCCCCAGTTGCCCCGTCCAGGGGTTTCTACTGCTCGCCTGCGCCccatattttgttctgttttctcctGAACGGAATGGACCAATTCTCTCCTAGGCGCAGCACTGGGCCCCAACGCGACCACCCCGCCCCCCGGCAACGCGACCACCCCGCCCCCCGGCAACACGACCACCCTGGCCCCCGGCAACACGACCACCCCGCCCCCCGGCAACGCAACCACCCCACCTGCCGGCAACACGACCACCCCGCCCCCCGGCAATGCAACCACCCCACCTGCCGGCAACACGACCACCCCGCCACCAACGAACATGACCACCCTGCCCCCCGGCAACCCGACCACCCCGCCCCCCGGCAACACAACCACGCCGCCCCCCGGCAACAcgaccaccccgccccccagcaaTGCAACCATCCCACCTGCTGGCAACACGACCACCCCACCACTAATGAACATGACCACCCTGACCCCCGGCAACGTGACCACCCCGCCCCCCGGCAACACGACCACCTCGCCCCCCGGCAACAACACCACCCCGCGCCCAACTAACATGTCCACCCCGTCCCCCGGCAACACGACCACCCCGGCCCACACGAACACGACCACCGCACCCCTCAGCACCTCCATTCCGACCCCGGCCCCGATCCATTTCTTTCTCTCGTTCCGCATTGTGAACTGGAACTTCAACGACTCCCTGCTCAACCCCAGCACCAGTTACTACAAGGATTTATATTCCAAAATCCAGAGCCTGGTgagcacagcagcccctccctcccctcccggccccctgcccctgcccgccaGCTGGGggcggctgccagccccaggctggggggctccGCGGGGAGCTCCATCGAGCTGCCGTGTGATGAGCCTTCAGGCCTCTGCTGGCTGCTGCAGTTCGGGCTCCACAGGCAGAGACCCCACGGAGCGGGGAGGGGAgacgcccccacccccaggcccagccctgggcaccaggcCCCTCAGCCCCACAGTCTCCTGTCCTGGAGCAGTGAAGGAGTCCCTCAATCCTGtctggggagcccccctgccccccccgccccgggacccTGCCCTCGGCTCTGGGCTTCTCTGCCCCTCTCCAGCTACCTCTGGGGAGACACCCTGTGCCCCAGCACCCCAGAGAAGAGCAAGGAAggttggcaggggctggggcagatctGCCAAGCTgggtgctccctgcccccctgagccggcTGGGGTGCTGGCAGTGACCCTGTTCCCCTCTCTCTGTGACAGTACCTCAATATCTACGGCTGCCCAGAGTGTCCGAATGGGCAGAACTACCTGGGATTCACTGATCTGCGTTTCAGGTACAGTGTGTGCCATGGGGCTGCTccagctgtaggcaggggagggggcagcctgctgcctcctgggctggggagggggggggaagagaggtgaGGAGAGAGAAGCTAAATCTGTGTGACCCTGGGGGTGCCATGTCCGACAGCCCAGAGCTTTGGCTGCCTGAGGCCATGCTGGGCAGGTGTGTGCTgccctggagggggctggggctggtaggGGCAAAAGGGGGGGTGGTTCAAGGGGGTTGTGGGTGGGGCAGCTGGTGCAGGGCCCAGTGGGTAGTATGGGGAAATTGGTGCAGGGCCAGGtggcaggagctgggaggggagatggaTGGTGTGGGGAGGCCAGTGCAGGGGCAAGTGGGAATTGGGGAGTCAGGGTATGTAGGTATGTGGTGCGGGAAGAGCCAGTTAACTCCTCCTCTCCGGCACGCTCTGCAGCCCAGGCTCGGTGGTGACTGAGTCCGTCCTGCAGTACCGAGTGAGCGACACCAGCATCAGCGCCACCGGCATTGTGCAGCAGCTGACACAAAGGCTGGACAGTCAGAACAGCTTTGATGGGCTCGAGCTGGACAGTATCCGCGGTGAGCAGGCTCCGGCCGGGCCCCACAGTGTCtccgcagccacgtgtccggggGCCCCTGTGCTGGGGGCCCAGCCCATGGCTGAGGGGGGCTGGTGTCCATGGCCCTTGTGCAGAGCTCTGTGGAGACGGGgctgcctccagctcccagcaGAGGCCCCTGGCTGGGCTGCTTTGGGGCGTGTGGAGGGTGCCTGCCctgccggcccagcccagcctgtaTCTGTCCCGGGGAGGGAGGGCTTCTGGACCCCCTGGCAGCGCGCCCATTGAGAGCCATCCTCGCtgaccctgggctggggctgggcccccGGCCATCACACTCAGCCTCTTCCCAGCACCCCAGGGCCAGCCCCCTTCCGACAGCCCCTGACTGTCCCTGGCCCTTCTGCCTGGCCAGCTGCGTCCCCTGGCCTCGGCCCCTCTCCTAGGATCCCTCCCCTCCGGGTCCTCCCCAGCCCCTGACTGCTCCTACTTGTGTTTCAGCCAACTCTGGCAGCTCTCCCCTGGCCACCTCGGCTCCAGCACCCCTGGTGCCTGGCTGGGGCATTGCCCTGCTGGTCCTGGTCtgcatcctgctgttgctgagcaTACTCATCTTCATCCTGCTGGTGAGTGCCCCCCACTGCCCATCCCTCCGGCCTCAGGCCACCCTCCAGCCTCTCTCCTTCTCCTTGCCTGACCCCACCATCCCCTCtgcgccccgcccccactcaccagCCTCCTCTCGCCCGTTCAGATCGTCTGCTCGTACTGcaggaggagccgggggaagCTGGATCTGTTCAGCTCACAGGCCTCGTACCAGCCCATGAACGAGTACCCCACCTACCACACCCACGGGCGCTTCAGCGGCCCCGGCAAGAAGCAGAATCCCTACAGTGATGTAAGCAGCGGGGCCTGGTCCTGCCCTGGGTACCCCCTCGCCCAGCGTGTGCCCCAATGTCTGTCCCCGTACACTGCCTGGGTACacccctggaccccggtgcccggTACATGGCAGCCCTGCCAGGCACACGCTGGGGGTGCCAGTGGCAGGCACTGAGGGTGGATGCCCCCCCATtgctcactggggggggggggctggggggaggaggggattggtCAGCTCATCTCAGAAAATTTCACCAGAGAGAAGAACACAAACCCAGGGTGGAGGGGTTAGTGTGTCATGGTGACATGGTGCTTCCCATGGTCCTAACTGTGTCCCACCCAATGCACCCCCCGGGAGAGAGCTGTGGGGGGTCAAGGGCACAGGGGGTCCCAGAGCCAGAAATGTGAGCACGGGGCCCTGCTGCACTATTCAGCTCATCGGGGGGGATGTGCTGGGGGGGGATGCAATGTGGGGGGAGCTCCTAGGGTAGATGAGGGAGGGATTATGGGGTGTGATCCTGTGGGATTATAGGGCCTGGTCTTGGTTTGGTTATGGGGTGTGGTTCCTGGGGGCGATGCAAtggggggtgggcctgggggaTTATAGAGCGGGTTTCTGGGGGGtagtccgggggtggggggcgtgcatgtccctgtgggggcaggggactggcctggccagagccaggggaAATGTTCTTCTCCCCAGTCAGgtggctgcagcccaggcccCGTGTGGTGGCCTCTGACCTTGACCCTGGCCCCCCTCGCTGAGTTAATCACTAACAGGGCAGCTCCCGGCTGACATCAAACCAGCAGCTAAACAAACAGCTAATGGGGCAGGCCAGTGGCTctgcccgccctgcccccacGGCTGTGCCCGGGTCTCTGGGGGCCGCTAGGCCTGTACCTGCCATGGCCTGTTCTGCCCTCGGCAGCACCAGCATCCcgtgtcccttcctgccctgggaccggcccccagccctgcgggcttctctgtccccggcaggttcTGTGGCCAGACGGGACGTTTGCTGAACGTTCGGCCCTAGCTCAGCAGGAATTCACTCCGGGCCGGTCTCTGGCCTGGGCGagaccggaggtcagactagacggtCACCATGGGCCTGCTGGCCTGGGACACTCGGACCTGGAATCTGTGATGCCTGCTGCTGTCCGTGCTCCAgagggctggagtggggctgggatcaGAGGGTGGTactgtgggtggggggctggagtggggggggttggaAGGTGAggttgtgtgtggggtgggatCGCAGGAtgagggtgtggggcagggatgggggtggggttgcaGGACAGAGGGTGGCTTCGGGATGGCAttaggagtgggggcagggtgagggtggggcgATGGAGTGGGGGTAGGGTTGCAGGGTGGGGTAGCAGGATTGGGGTGGGGTCGCAGAGCGAGgttgtggggcagggatgggggtggggtctcagagcgaggttgtggggcagggatgggggtggggtggcaggacgaggttgtggggcaggggagggggtggggtcacAGAGTGaggttgtggggcaggggagggggtggggtcgcAGGACGAggttgtggggcaggggtgggggtggggtcgcaGAGCGAGGTTGTGGGGCAGGTGAGGGGGTGGGGTCGCAGGACGAGgttgtggggcagggatggggtggggtcgCAGAGCGAGgttgtggggagggatggggtgggggtggggtcgcaGAACGAGgttgtggggcagggatgggggtggggtcgcaGAGCGaggttgtggggcagggagggaggggggtggaggtggggctgaTGCCTGGCTCGGGGAGAAGTCGCTCTACAAATGGCGCCATGGCAGTGCCGGTTGTGCCCCTTGCCCGGGGCGGcctggctgggctctgccccGGCACCGTGCCCATGGATCCCAggtggccctgctcctgccccgggaCGGTTAGTGTAACTCTCACgccgggctgggggctcccggcggggggcagcctgccgtgATGGAGCCtggctggagccggcccctgCGCTCCCAGGGACGCTGGGCTCCCTCAGCCGAGCCTGTCCCTGCTGGCCGGTTGGAGGCAGCCGAGGCCTGGGCTGTGCCCTGTGCAGAGCCCGGGGTGGCAGGTGCCCTTGGGGAGGgcggctgggctggagcaggcggAGTCTGTACGTGGGGCTCTGgttttccctcccccgccccgtggGGCCCCGGCCGCCCTCGGTGGGTGGCTGGTGCCTCCTCGGCTCCATGTCTCTCCCTGTGACTGAACGGCCTCCCTGCCCCCTcggcccggctccggcccggcactgCCTGAGGGactggggggccgggggagcctgTCAGGGCAGTGGGTCACTCTGCTGTTAAATGGCCTCAGccaggccagccccacagccccagggtaccaggccagccccacagccccagggtACCAGGCCGATTGGGCAGCTGTGAACATGGAGAGGGCTGGTCTGCTGGCCTGTGGGGCCAGCTCAGAGGTGCCACATGTGGGGAAGATGGGGGATGAAGGGGGCTCTGCTGCTAACTCCCTGCATCAAGCACAAATTGTTTCCCAAGTAAAccttgggtgggggggcgggggagggggctgagggatCAGGAAACTCCTCAGCGATAACAGGGCGGAGTCACCAGTGGGCTCAGGGATGAGGGGCCTAGGCAGGTGCAGGGGTAGAGGATTTGGGGGGATATTATCCGCATGAGGGGCCTAGTGATGCCAGCACCACGAGCCCTGCAGTGGGTGGGTGCGTCCGCCGTGGGCCCCGCCAGCCGAGCAGCCTGTGCTGGGCCGGGCGCTGGCGTGACCTGGCGCTAGGACTAGTGGGCAGCTGGGGGCTCGTCAGTCACTGTGCTCTGCATTTGGCATGGCAGAGAAGCGCTGCTGCCCAGCCGTGGCCGTCGGGGGGCGGGCCCTGGTGAGgttcctgtggggctgggccctgAAACCGCCCCAGTGAGTGTTTGTGTTACTCGGGTCCCTGTTCCTAGCTGGGCTGGATCCAGCTCCTCTGCTCTGTGCAACCAGTGGCTCAGGCTGTTCAAACACCCGGGCTGAGTAAATATTTACCTCTGCAGGCTGGCTAATGGCGTGAGACAAAAGAGCCAAGTCATGGGAAGCCTGGGCGGACAGGTAGGGGGGGGAGCGTAGCCAGCTCAGGCAACCCTGGAGGGGCTGGTGTTGCTGGAGGGTGGGGACACTCCTGCCCGGGTGTGCCGCCTCAGCCTGGACCCCTCGCCTGCGGAGCAGGGCAGGCCTGTGCACGTCCGGGGGGGGGAAGcgtggggggcagtgaggggcagagctgggcgcGTGACGAGTGCCGTATTTACAGTAGACACTGGGCTGTTTGTGGTGCTGTTGGCAGGAGGCCAGCGCTTGCTCCAGCGGCGCCAGGTGCTCTGAACATTAACCCCCTGaagcagccacagccctgcagggctctggggtggggtcaccTTCTCCCGGCCCCATCATGTGCCCCCCGTGCTGCCGTGGGGCGGCGGAGCTGGAGCGGTCTCTGAGGTCtctccctgctggcagggacGGGGTGGCCGGTATCGAACGTGACTGGGGTCTGTTCGCCAGGGCTAGGCCCAGTGAGCCCCTCCCAAGGCCCAGAGCCCCGGTTTCCATGCCGACAGGGGTACTGGTGGTTGCCTGGCTGGGGGTCCTGGT contains:
- the LOC135892581 gene encoding mucin-2-like, with amino-acid sequence MVRPFVTPKNFNCSLADERDGVRAVPPWCEGVTLPLLDEDLITNLERVHGLIQGKGLKRHRGPVSMYHHIGIAAISIQAGSLRRQEGRWIPKPPYGEDPSPERPSVKSNPHVAPEFSSERTQPPRPIVTIQGPSKPTARGGHSSESPSAVGAALGPNATTPPPGNTTTPPPGNATTSPPGNMTTPPPGNATTPAPGNTTTSPPGNATTPPVGNTTTPPPTNMTTLHPGNTTTPLPGNNTTPPPTNTSTPPTTNTTTPPPGNTTTPPPGNTTTSPPGNMTTPPPGNATTPAPGNTTTSPPGNATTPPVGNTTTPPPTNMTTLPPGNTTTPLPGNNTTPPPTNTSTPPPTNTTTPSPGNMTTPPSSNTSTPSPTNTTTAPPTNTTTAPPGNTTTLPPSTAITTPAPIRFSLSFRIVNWNFNDSLLDPSTNYYKDLYSIIQSLYNKTYSCPTCPNGQNYLGFTDLRFSPGSVVTESVLRYRVSNTSINATDLEQQLRNSQNSTDGLELDSIRGAALGPNATTPPPGNATTLPPGNTTTPPPGNATILPPGNATTLPPGNATTPPPGNTTTLPPGNTTTPPPGNETTPPAGNTTTPPPTNTTTPPPGNATTSPPGNMTTPPPGNATTPSPGNTTTPPPGNNTTPPPTNTSTPPPTNTTTAPPTNTTTAPPTNTTTLPPSTAITTAAPIRFSLSFRIVNWNFSDSLLDPSTNYYKDLYSKIQSLYDKTYSCPTCPNGQNYLGFTDLRFSPGSVVTESVLLYQESDTSINATDLEQQLRNSQNSTDGLELDSIRGAALGPNATTPPPGNATTPPPGNTTTLAPGNTTTPPPGNATTPPAGNTTTPPPGNATTPPAGNTTTPPPTNMTTLPPGNPTTPPPGNTTTPPPGNTTTPPPSNATIPPAGNTTTPPLMNMTTLTPGNVTTPPPGNTTTSPPGNNTTPRPTNMSTPSPGNTTTPAHTNTTTAPLSTSIPTPAPIHFFLSFRIVNWNFNDSLLNPSTSYYKDLYSKIQSLYLNIYGCPECPNGQNYLGFTDLRFSPGSVVTESVLQYRVSDTSISATGIVQQLTQRLDSQNSFDGLELDSIRANSGSSPLATSAPAPLVPGWGIALLVLVCILLLLSILIFILLIVCSYCRRSRGKLDLFSSQASYQPMNEYPTYHTHGRFSGPGKKQNPYSDITTGNGTNAFYTNPATSDNL